The Girardinichthys multiradiatus isolate DD_20200921_A chromosome 7, DD_fGirMul_XY1, whole genome shotgun sequence region GGGCTGGCTTACGAAAGACAAAGCGAATTTTCTTCAGACCCAAGTGGCTTATCTCCACAAAGTTGAGGAAGAGAGAGACACAGGCCACTGCCAACATGAAGATGATAAAGACAGTCTTCTCCGTTGGGCGAGACACAAAGCAGTCCACAGTGTTGGGGCAGGGCCAGCGGCTGCATTTGTACAGTGGCAGGATGCGGAAACCATAAAGAAAGTACTGGCCTACTACAAAACCTACTTCAAATAGTGTCTTGAAGATGATGTGGCAAATGTAGGTCCTCAGCAGGGTGCCTTCCAAGCGAAACTTCTTGCTTCCTTTGGTGCTGGTCTCCTTAGTTGTACGGACACTTCCCTGGTCAGGTGCCAGAGGCAGACGCTCCTCGCTCAGTTCCTGCTGCCGGCTGAGCTCGGCCTCCTCGCGCTCTTTGCGCTTCTCCTCCATGTGCACGTGGTGCACGGCATGGCCCACGTACACCAGAGACGGCGTGGACACGAAGATGATCTGCAGCACCCACAGGCGGATGTGGGAGATGGGGAAGGCCTCGTCGTAGCACACGTTCTCACAGCCAGGCTGCTGCGTGTTGCAGACGTAGTCGGACTGCTCGTCGCCCCACACGAACTCGGCCGCCGTGCCCAGGATGAGGATGCGGAAGATGAAGAGCACCGTGAGCCACACCCGGCCGATCACCGTAGAGTGCTCGTTAACTTCCTCTAAAATATTACCCAGAAAGCTCCAGTCACCCATGATCGGTCCGTAGCTCTGTGGAATGAAGGGTGGGGTAGGGAGGGACACAGAGGGTGCAGTCGCATAGGGAGGGTGAGGTAGGGGGGATCCACAGTGGGAGTGGGAAGGAGAGGGCCAAAAGTAAGCAAGGCATTAGAGGACAATTCAAACTTAGAAATTCTTGAACATCAAACCTCGGCTGCTAATTTCTCCAACTGCTtgcattttagtttaaaaaCTTCAAGATATTAAAACTTGatgaaatgttttactttcattCGAGAACTATGAGTTCCTATTATAAATAAGGCTTCAAGAAATGTCAAGAAAAAATCCTGATTTAGCAGTAAAATCAGTTCTGATCTGTTTTATCTCTCTATAGGCCATGAAAATTGACTAAAGGGAACGCAGCAATATACGTTGCTGTAGCTCTTAAGGACATTACAATCCACCCTTCTAGTAATAACAATGGTAGATCGAGACATTAGTAAGTAACATGAAGTTCCCTCATGTGTAATGTATCATAAAGGACAAAATACAATCAAATGGGCAACTTGCCACAGCTGCGGCTCCAGCAAAGTTGAGTCCTGTCCCGTTCTCTTGGCACCCGGCAGGGGAAAATGAACTTTTTTCTGCCCTCTTTCCCACCTAAAGCCCTGTCCTTGTCGCCCCACTGAGCAGATGTGAATGAATCGGGTCTGATGGTTGGTTTTTAGTTTGCTGCACTATTTAAGCTTGGAGCCAGACGGCCTTTATTTGCCGGGCGACGTGTGGGTGACACAAAAGACAATAGGATCAACAAAGCCAGAGCAGGGATGTAAGGAAGCAGGCCTCAAGCTCCCGCACCAACATGGACACTGTCAGGGCACAGAGTCCACAGCAGCGCAGTCAAACTTCTACTTTCTCACCCGTCCATGTTCTGTCTGTGGAAACATGGACACAGTAGATGCAGTTTCAACCGGTGCCTCCAGCAGTACTGCCATGACCAACATTAGAGGCAGGTCAGTAACAAACTATCAGCTCAGGCAAGGATGAAGGAGAACTTTGTGGACAGGTCATTTGGGCTCT contains the following coding sequences:
- the LOC124871104 gene encoding gap junction alpha-8 protein-like — protein: MGDWSFLGNILEEVNEHSTVIGRVWLTVLFIFRILILGTAAEFVWGDEQSDYVCNTQQPGCENVCYDEAFPISHIRLWVLQIIFVSTPSLVYVGHAVHHVHMEEKRKEREEAELSRQQELSEERLPLAPDQGSVRTTKETSTKGSKKFRLEGTLLRTYICHIIFKTLFEVGFVVGQYFLYGFRILPLYKCSRWPCPNTVDCFVSRPTEKTVFIIFMLAVACVSLFLNFVEISHLGLKKIRFVFRKPAPAPAQGEGAAPLPPQGKGLSSLAVPALQRAKGYKLLEEEKVPPVTHLYPLAEVGMEAGRGTPPFQALEEKVEEMLPMEDISKVYDETLPSYSQTTETGGVTLHEEEAEEVPPPEVEAERIDEGLDEDVEVEEAVNVEVVTPAEAEMEATDTIEDTRALSRLSKASSRARSDDLTV